A genomic window from Lotus japonicus ecotype B-129 chromosome 1, LjGifu_v1.2 includes:
- the LOC130728263 gene encoding U-box domain-containing protein 33-like isoform X2: MAVVCPVPATTQRSGSVSSVGEIVGEIAEEPNPTMVDEPIYVAVSKDIKESKLNLIWAIQNSGGKRICILFVHVPATMIPLMGAKFPASSLKDQEVRAYREIERQNMHKTLDEYLRICQRMGVRAEKLHIEMDSIERGILELVSQYGIRKLVMGAACDKHYSRRMVDLRSKKAIYVCERAPASCHVQFICKGHLIHTRDRSLDQRNAEAASLLVQQVPNLVRSLRSQSLGQNLQASSHNAAQELYRRARSTNDIAVSSPDDTEGFSTPRNRVGTEVSSDESERPSRRSPSGFSTCSDGAIEAALTPNLINEISENVIDLTLSHLIKEDLRHSSPPSVLDGGMNDTLYDQLEQSMAEAENATRHAYQETFRRGRAEKDAIEAIRRAKAAESLYAEELNLRKMAEEELETEKEELENLKSQADKVKEELRLAQDQKSSLESQLASSELMVKELEQKIISAVDLLQNYKNEREELEVQRDSLLREAEELRKKQGEASSSHVSQLFSEFSFSEIEEAAGNFNPSLKIGEGGYGSIFKGVLRHTEVAIKMLHPNSMQGPLEFQQEVDVLSKLRHPNLITLIGACPESWGLVYEYLPNGSLEDRLVCKDNTPPLSWQTRIRIAAELCSALIFLHSCKPHSIVHGDLKPSNILLDANLVSKLSDFGICRILSNRSSSDNATQLWRTDPKGTFVYMDPEFLASGELTPKSDVYSFGIILMRLLTGRQALGISKEVKYAVDTGKLKSLLDPLAGDWPFVQAEQLAHLALRCCEMSRKSRPDLCSDVWRILDAMRASSGGTNSFGLSSEGLHQPPSYFICPIFQEVMRDPHVAADGFTYEAEAIRGWLDSGHDTSPMTNSKLAHQNLVPNRALRSAIQDWLQSQ; this comes from the exons ATGGCTGTGGTGTGTCCTGTGCCTGCAACAACACAAAGGAGTGGTTCTGTGAGTTCTGTTGGTGAAATTGTGGGGGAAATTGCAGAGGAGCCTAATCCAACTATGGTTGATGAACCAATCTATGTTGCTGTGTCAAAGGATATAAAAGAGAGCAAATTGAATCTGATATGGGCCATTCAGAACTCTGGAGGGAAGAGGATTTGCATCCTCTTTGTTCATGTGCCTGCAACAATGATACCCTTGA TGGGTGCCAAATTTCCTGCAAGTTCACTGAAAGATCAGGAAGTCCGAGCATACCGGGAAATTGAAAGGCAAAACATGCACAAGACTCTGGATGAGTATCTTCGTATCTGTCAACGGATGGGG GTGCGAGCAGAAAAACTGCATATTGAAATGGACAGCATTGAAAGAGGAATTCTAGAACTTGTCTCCCAGTATGGTATCCGAAAGCTTGTTATGGGAGCAGCATGTGATAAGCACTATTCTAG GAGAATGGTGGACCTCAGATCTAAGAAAGCCATCTATGTATGTGAACGAGCTCCAGCTTCTTGTCATGTACAGTTTATCTGCAAAGGGCACCTTATACACACAAG GGATCGCAGTTTGGATCAACGCAATGCCGAGGCTGCATCTCTTTTGGTGCAGCAAGTACCAAACTTGGTGAGATCTTTGAGATCTCAATCACTGGGGCAAAATCTTCAGGCGAGTTCACATAATGCTGCTCAAGAGTTATATCGCAGAGCAAGATCTACCAATGATATCGCAGTTTCTTCTCCCGACGACACTGAAGGTTTTTCAACCCCACGTAATAGGGTGGGTACAGAAGTAAGTTCTGATGAATCAGAACGACCATCAAGGAGGAGTCCTTCAGGATTTTCAACATGCTCTGACGGTGCAATTGAAGCAGCATTGACCCCGAATTTGATTAATGAGATCAGTGAGAATGTAATAGATTTGACTTTGAGTCACCTGATTAAAGAGGATCTTCGTCATTCATCTCCTCCCAGTGTACTG GATGGTGGAATGAATGATACTCTCTATGACCAACTTGAACAGTCTATGGCTGAGGCTGAGAATGCTACGCGACATGCATACCAAGAAACTTTTAGGCGTGGGAGAGCCGAAAAAGATGCCATTGAAGCTATACGCAGG GCTAAAGCTGCTGAAAGCTTATATGCAGAGGAGTTGAATCTGAGGAAAATGGCTGAGGAAGAACtagaaacagaaaaagaagaacTTGAGAATTTGAAGAGCCAGGCAGACAAGGTTAAGGAAGAACTCCGGCTTGCCCAGGATCAGAAGTCATCACTAGAGagtcaacttgcatcatctgaacTTATGGTAAAGGAGTTGGAGCAGAAGATTATATCTGCTGTGGATCTTTTACAAAACTACAAGAACGAACGAGAAGAATTGGAGGTGCAGCGTGATAGTTTATTGAGAGAGGCAGAAGAGTTGAGGAAAAAACAAGGAGAGGCCTCAAGCTCCCACGTGTCTCAATTGTTTTCAGAATTCTCATTTTCAGAGATCGAAGAAGCAGCAGGTAACTTCAATCCATCCCTAAAGATTGGAGAAGGTGGATATGGAAGTATATTTAAAGGTGTCCTTCGTCACACTGAGGTAGCTATAAAAATGTTGCACCCCAACAGCATGCAAGGACCCTTGGAGTTTCAACAGGAG GTTGATGTCTTGAGCAAGCTAAGACATCCCAATCTTATCACACTTATAGGAGCCTGCCCAGAATCCTGGGGCCTTGTCTATGAGTATTTACCGAATGGTAGCCTTGAAGACCGTCTTGTTTGCAAGGATAATACACCTCCGTTATCATGGCAAACTCGGATTCGCATTGCTGCTGAACTGTGCTCTGCCCTCATCTTTCTCCATTCCTGTAAACCTCACAGCATAGTGCATGGTGACCTAAAACCCTCAAATATTCTCCTAGATGCAAACCTTGTTAGCAAGCTTAGTGACTTCGGAATCTGTCGCATATTATCTAATCGCAGTTCTAGTGATAATGCTACACAGTTATGGAGAACTGACCCAAAGGGAACTTTTGTATACATGGATCCTGAATTCCTTGCTTCCGGGGAGCTTACTCCAAAGTCGGATGTTTATTCATTTGGAATCATACTGATGAGGTTGTTGACTGGGAGACAAGCCTTGGGAATATCAAAGGAGGTGAAATATGCAGTAGATACTGGAAAGTTGAAATCCTTACTGGATCCTTTGGCTGGAGACTGGCCCTTTGTGCAGGCCGAACAGCTGGCTCACTTGGCCTTGCGGTGTTGTGAGATGAGCAGAAAGAGCCGTCCGGACCTGTGCTCGGATGTTTGGAGGATACTGGATGCAATGAGGGCTTCTTCTGGAGGCACAAATTCCTTTGGACTAAGTTCTGAAGGGCTCCACCAACCTCcttcttattttatttgtcCAATCTTCCAG GAAGTCATGCGAGATCCACATGTAGCTGCAGATGGTTTCACTTATGAAGCTGAGGCTATACGAGGATGGCTTGACAGTGGTCATGACACTTCACCAATGACAAATAGTAAGCTTGCACATCAGAATCTTGTTCCCAACCGCGCCCTTCGCTCTGCAATCCAGGACTGGCTTCAAAGTCAATGA
- the LOC130728263 gene encoding U-box domain-containing protein 33-like isoform X1, with translation MAVVCPVPATTQRSGSVSSVGEIVGEIAEEPNPTMVDEPIYVAVSKDIKESKLNLIWAIQNSGGKRICILFVHVPATMIPLMGAKFPASSLKDQEVRAYREIERQNMHKTLDEYLRICQRMGVRAEKLHIEMDSIERGILELVSQYGIRKLVMGAACDKHYSRRMVDLRSKKAIYVCERAPASCHVQFICKGHLIHTRDRSLDQRNAEAASLLVQQVPNLVRSLRSQSLGQNLQASSHNAAQELYRRARSTNDIAVSSPDDTEGFSTPRNRVGTEVSSDESERPSRRSPSGFSTCSDGAIEAALTPNLINEISENVIDLTLSHLIKEDLRHSSPPSVLQDGGMNDTLYDQLEQSMAEAENATRHAYQETFRRGRAEKDAIEAIRRAKAAESLYAEELNLRKMAEEELETEKEELENLKSQADKVKEELRLAQDQKSSLESQLASSELMVKELEQKIISAVDLLQNYKNEREELEVQRDSLLREAEELRKKQGEASSSHVSQLFSEFSFSEIEEAAGNFNPSLKIGEGGYGSIFKGVLRHTEVAIKMLHPNSMQGPLEFQQEVDVLSKLRHPNLITLIGACPESWGLVYEYLPNGSLEDRLVCKDNTPPLSWQTRIRIAAELCSALIFLHSCKPHSIVHGDLKPSNILLDANLVSKLSDFGICRILSNRSSSDNATQLWRTDPKGTFVYMDPEFLASGELTPKSDVYSFGIILMRLLTGRQALGISKEVKYAVDTGKLKSLLDPLAGDWPFVQAEQLAHLALRCCEMSRKSRPDLCSDVWRILDAMRASSGGTNSFGLSSEGLHQPPSYFICPIFQEVMRDPHVAADGFTYEAEAIRGWLDSGHDTSPMTNSKLAHQNLVPNRALRSAIQDWLQSQ, from the exons ATGGCTGTGGTGTGTCCTGTGCCTGCAACAACACAAAGGAGTGGTTCTGTGAGTTCTGTTGGTGAAATTGTGGGGGAAATTGCAGAGGAGCCTAATCCAACTATGGTTGATGAACCAATCTATGTTGCTGTGTCAAAGGATATAAAAGAGAGCAAATTGAATCTGATATGGGCCATTCAGAACTCTGGAGGGAAGAGGATTTGCATCCTCTTTGTTCATGTGCCTGCAACAATGATACCCTTGA TGGGTGCCAAATTTCCTGCAAGTTCACTGAAAGATCAGGAAGTCCGAGCATACCGGGAAATTGAAAGGCAAAACATGCACAAGACTCTGGATGAGTATCTTCGTATCTGTCAACGGATGGGG GTGCGAGCAGAAAAACTGCATATTGAAATGGACAGCATTGAAAGAGGAATTCTAGAACTTGTCTCCCAGTATGGTATCCGAAAGCTTGTTATGGGAGCAGCATGTGATAAGCACTATTCTAG GAGAATGGTGGACCTCAGATCTAAGAAAGCCATCTATGTATGTGAACGAGCTCCAGCTTCTTGTCATGTACAGTTTATCTGCAAAGGGCACCTTATACACACAAG GGATCGCAGTTTGGATCAACGCAATGCCGAGGCTGCATCTCTTTTGGTGCAGCAAGTACCAAACTTGGTGAGATCTTTGAGATCTCAATCACTGGGGCAAAATCTTCAGGCGAGTTCACATAATGCTGCTCAAGAGTTATATCGCAGAGCAAGATCTACCAATGATATCGCAGTTTCTTCTCCCGACGACACTGAAGGTTTTTCAACCCCACGTAATAGGGTGGGTACAGAAGTAAGTTCTGATGAATCAGAACGACCATCAAGGAGGAGTCCTTCAGGATTTTCAACATGCTCTGACGGTGCAATTGAAGCAGCATTGACCCCGAATTTGATTAATGAGATCAGTGAGAATGTAATAGATTTGACTTTGAGTCACCTGATTAAAGAGGATCTTCGTCATTCATCTCCTCCCAGTGTACTG CAGGATGGTGGAATGAATGATACTCTCTATGACCAACTTGAACAGTCTATGGCTGAGGCTGAGAATGCTACGCGACATGCATACCAAGAAACTTTTAGGCGTGGGAGAGCCGAAAAAGATGCCATTGAAGCTATACGCAGG GCTAAAGCTGCTGAAAGCTTATATGCAGAGGAGTTGAATCTGAGGAAAATGGCTGAGGAAGAACtagaaacagaaaaagaagaacTTGAGAATTTGAAGAGCCAGGCAGACAAGGTTAAGGAAGAACTCCGGCTTGCCCAGGATCAGAAGTCATCACTAGAGagtcaacttgcatcatctgaacTTATGGTAAAGGAGTTGGAGCAGAAGATTATATCTGCTGTGGATCTTTTACAAAACTACAAGAACGAACGAGAAGAATTGGAGGTGCAGCGTGATAGTTTATTGAGAGAGGCAGAAGAGTTGAGGAAAAAACAAGGAGAGGCCTCAAGCTCCCACGTGTCTCAATTGTTTTCAGAATTCTCATTTTCAGAGATCGAAGAAGCAGCAGGTAACTTCAATCCATCCCTAAAGATTGGAGAAGGTGGATATGGAAGTATATTTAAAGGTGTCCTTCGTCACACTGAGGTAGCTATAAAAATGTTGCACCCCAACAGCATGCAAGGACCCTTGGAGTTTCAACAGGAG GTTGATGTCTTGAGCAAGCTAAGACATCCCAATCTTATCACACTTATAGGAGCCTGCCCAGAATCCTGGGGCCTTGTCTATGAGTATTTACCGAATGGTAGCCTTGAAGACCGTCTTGTTTGCAAGGATAATACACCTCCGTTATCATGGCAAACTCGGATTCGCATTGCTGCTGAACTGTGCTCTGCCCTCATCTTTCTCCATTCCTGTAAACCTCACAGCATAGTGCATGGTGACCTAAAACCCTCAAATATTCTCCTAGATGCAAACCTTGTTAGCAAGCTTAGTGACTTCGGAATCTGTCGCATATTATCTAATCGCAGTTCTAGTGATAATGCTACACAGTTATGGAGAACTGACCCAAAGGGAACTTTTGTATACATGGATCCTGAATTCCTTGCTTCCGGGGAGCTTACTCCAAAGTCGGATGTTTATTCATTTGGAATCATACTGATGAGGTTGTTGACTGGGAGACAAGCCTTGGGAATATCAAAGGAGGTGAAATATGCAGTAGATACTGGAAAGTTGAAATCCTTACTGGATCCTTTGGCTGGAGACTGGCCCTTTGTGCAGGCCGAACAGCTGGCTCACTTGGCCTTGCGGTGTTGTGAGATGAGCAGAAAGAGCCGTCCGGACCTGTGCTCGGATGTTTGGAGGATACTGGATGCAATGAGGGCTTCTTCTGGAGGCACAAATTCCTTTGGACTAAGTTCTGAAGGGCTCCACCAACCTCcttcttattttatttgtcCAATCTTCCAG GAAGTCATGCGAGATCCACATGTAGCTGCAGATGGTTTCACTTATGAAGCTGAGGCTATACGAGGATGGCTTGACAGTGGTCATGACACTTCACCAATGACAAATAGTAAGCTTGCACATCAGAATCTTGTTCCCAACCGCGCCCTTCGCTCTGCAATCCAGGACTGGCTTCAAAGTCAATGA